A genome region from Chlorobaculum tepidum TLS includes the following:
- a CDS encoding aspartate-semialdehyde dehydrogenase produces MSSEAGYRVAVLGATGLVGRTMIKVLEERNFPVSELVPLASPRSRGEVITFNGREFVTEVPSAEIFKGVDIALFSAGATVSKEWAPVAAEAGAIVIDNSSAFRMDEGIPLVVPEVNPETIFDREGKAAPIIANPNCSTIQMVVVLKPLYDAYGIRRVVVSTYQSVTGKGKAGRDALESELAGNIPDEFTHFHQIAFNAVPQIDAFTENGYTKEEMKMVNETKKIMGDDTIQVSPTTVRIPVYGGHGEALNVELRSDFDIDQVRALLAGSPGIVMQDDPSARLYPMPMTSYERDEVFVGRLRPDYWHPRTLNLWVVADNLRKGAATNAVQIAELLVGNL; encoded by the coding sequence ATGAGCAGTGAAGCAGGCTATCGAGTAGCCGTTCTTGGCGCAACCGGCCTGGTTGGCAGAACCATGATCAAGGTGCTCGAAGAGCGCAATTTTCCGGTCAGCGAGCTGGTGCCACTCGCCTCTCCGCGGAGCCGGGGCGAAGTGATCACCTTCAATGGGCGCGAGTTCGTGACCGAAGTGCCGTCGGCGGAGATTTTCAAAGGCGTTGACATTGCGCTCTTCTCGGCTGGCGCGACGGTGAGCAAGGAGTGGGCGCCCGTGGCCGCCGAGGCAGGCGCGATCGTGATCGACAACTCCTCGGCTTTCCGTATGGACGAGGGAATTCCGCTTGTTGTCCCGGAGGTCAATCCTGAAACTATCTTCGACCGCGAAGGCAAGGCGGCTCCGATCATCGCCAATCCCAACTGCTCGACCATCCAGATGGTTGTGGTGCTCAAGCCGCTCTACGACGCCTACGGCATCCGCCGCGTGGTGGTTTCGACCTACCAGTCGGTGACGGGCAAGGGCAAGGCCGGACGCGATGCGCTCGAAAGCGAGCTGGCGGGCAACATCCCCGACGAGTTCACCCACTTCCACCAGATCGCCTTCAACGCCGTACCGCAGATCGACGCCTTCACCGAGAACGGCTACACCAAAGAGGAGATGAAGATGGTTAACGAGACGAAAAAGATCATGGGTGACGACACCATCCAGGTCTCGCCGACCACCGTGCGCATTCCGGTTTATGGCGGCCACGGAGAAGCGCTGAACGTCGAGCTGAGGAGCGATTTCGATATCGACCAGGTGCGTGCTCTGCTCGCGGGATCACCGGGCATCGTCATGCAGGACGACCCGTCGGCGCGTCTTTACCCGATGCCGATGACCTCCTACGAGCGCGATGAGGTGTTCGTGGGCCGTCTGCGCCCCGACTACTGGCACCCGCGCACCCTGAATCTCTGGGTCGTTGCCGACAACCTCCGCAAAGGCGCCGCCACCAATGCCGTGCAGATTGCTGAGCTGCTGGTGGGGAATCTGTGA
- the dusB gene encoding tRNA dihydrouridine synthase DusB codes for MRIGTIDIDRPIILAPMEDVTDRAFRQLCKQHGADIVYTEFISAEALRRGVEKSIRKITVADHERPVAVQIFGNTVESMVEAAAIAETYEPDYLDINFGCPVKKVAGRGAGAALLKEPEKLSEIASAVVNAVSLPVTAKTRIGWDHDSINITDTVRRLEDAGIRAVAVHGRTRSDMYKGRADWGRIAEAKQACSIPVIANGDVWLPEDAVAMFERTGADGIMIGRGSIGNPFIFEQAKSLVKEGVRLSAPSYRQRIQAAVDHLRLSLEYKGEKYGVLEMRRHYSTYLKGLPGVSKVRNLLVREPDPAVIVELLREFEAACEALDREGLLKEGGENLNDHSPRLILNY; via the coding sequence ATGCGCATCGGAACCATCGACATCGACCGCCCGATCATTCTCGCGCCCATGGAGGATGTGACCGATCGGGCCTTCCGGCAGCTCTGCAAGCAGCACGGGGCGGATATCGTCTATACCGAGTTCATCAGCGCGGAGGCACTGCGGCGCGGCGTGGAGAAATCGATTCGCAAGATCACTGTGGCCGACCACGAACGGCCGGTTGCGGTGCAGATTTTCGGCAACACGGTCGAGTCGATGGTCGAGGCGGCGGCGATTGCCGAGACGTACGAGCCGGATTACCTCGACATCAACTTTGGCTGTCCGGTGAAAAAGGTTGCCGGTCGCGGCGCCGGAGCTGCGCTGCTGAAGGAGCCGGAAAAGCTTTCGGAGATCGCCTCGGCAGTGGTCAACGCGGTCTCGCTGCCGGTGACGGCCAAGACCCGTATCGGCTGGGATCACGACTCGATCAACATCACCGACACTGTGCGGCGGCTCGAAGATGCGGGTATCCGGGCGGTGGCGGTGCATGGGCGGACGCGCAGCGATATGTACAAGGGGCGGGCCGACTGGGGACGCATCGCCGAAGCGAAGCAGGCGTGCAGCATTCCGGTGATCGCTAATGGCGACGTCTGGCTGCCGGAAGACGCGGTGGCCATGTTCGAGCGCACCGGTGCGGATGGCATCATGATCGGGCGCGGCTCGATCGGCAACCCCTTCATTTTCGAGCAGGCGAAAAGTCTTGTCAAAGAGGGCGTGCGCCTTTCGGCTCCGTCCTATCGTCAGCGGATTCAGGCTGCTGTCGATCATCTTCGGCTTTCACTGGAGTACAAGGGCGAGAAATACGGTGTGCTTGAGATGCGCCGCCACTACTCGACTTATCTGAAAGGACTTCCCGGTGTTTCGAAAGTGCGCAACCTGCTGGTGCGCGAACCCGATCCGGCGGTGATCGTCGAATTGCTCCGGGAGTTCGAGGCTGCGTGCGAAGCGCTCGACCGCGAGGGGCTTCTGAAGGAGGGGGGTGAAAACCTGAACGATCACTCGCCCAGACTGATTCTCAATTACTAA